The following are from one region of the Magallana gigas chromosome 6, xbMagGiga1.1, whole genome shotgun sequence genome:
- the LOC105317411 gene encoding uncharacterized protein → MQVAVFFLVTFGSCAGVNVPFYEKFVQSMSTQFSPKVLKNIKLNLKLFFRELNEPPRHKRGADVMPNSVRDFIHLIGRTNSDSAKESGRTAAININSSLDYMATDFTTHVLPHLNRLLGKIRVLQENGADIGSHAQASISFVQDSLGKTVSDIDGTIVQRATN, encoded by the exons ATGCAAGTAGCGGTATTTTTCCTTGTCACCTTTGGCAGTTGTGCAGGTGTCAACGTGCCTTTTTATGAAAAG TTTGTGCAATCCATGAGTACTCAGTTCTCGCCAAAAgtgttgaaaaatataaagttgAACTTGAAATTGTTTTTCAGAG AGCTAAATGAACCACCGAGACATAAACGAGGTGCTGATGTGATGCCAAATTCGGTTCGAGATTTCATCCATCTCATTGGTAGGACCAACTCTGACTCAGCAAAAGAAAGTGGGCGGACGGCGGCAATAAACATTAACAGTTCCTTGGACTACATGGCCACAGATTTCACAACGCACGTACTTCCACACCTTAATCGTCTGCTGGGAAAGATCCGGGTACTTCAGGAAAATGGCGCTGACATTGGAAGCCATGCTCAGGCATCCATTTCCTTTGTACAAGACAGTCTCGGTAAAACAGTGTCCGATATTGATGGGACAATCGTCCAGAGGGCAACCAATTAA
- the LOC105334607 gene encoding structural maintenance of chromosomes protein 5, producing MKMGTRRKFSTETLVGRMQKSSQRGNSERENGSIVRIKLDNFLTYDSVEFLTGPSLNVIIGPNGTGKSSIVCAICLGLGGKTGLLGRAQQVGDYIKYGCPKAKIELELYNKNGENWIILREIQKNNNSSWTVNGRSATMKSVDELVANLNIQVGNLCQFLPQEKVADFAKMTPEDLLENTEKAVGIPEMFENHQRLKQSRTEAKSLEMNFNSMKERLENLRQRNARLEQDVKNFEEREKHLDNIRILQMKRPWLEYESHRQQHEEVKKYKDKKVEELKAARSKLYPLDKKIDALKKKKEEMDAQMKSKTDVLRKFANDAHANSKEIEKHADQFGEVQDLLKQKESEEESRKRRITDLRRQLDALEEELRTSVETTNIQPQLEETTNEMRATNHRMTVLAQDGDRVRREIDGLKRQIEGYQKELKEIQNIENRKLEMLRNKHKPTYDAVMWFKDNQNRFQGQVHLPLLLSVNPTSPAVAKYIEMTISANDMRAFIFENTADYNEFMSEVRDRQNLKVNALKVPPQQLSSFRSKHNISHYSQFGFVNYMNDYIVCAEGVRRYLCAQYHVHNIPVGTRRTKDLVEEIKLRCPELRLFYTDEYQYSCRVSKYDKSVSSRSTKIRDPQWMSASVDASRIQEINNEIKSCQEQRKEKENNYNALQRESQELETKMNRLREQKKNLMQMKDKKKRFQSQIESKKQRIQTEEAEAIDLDAENRAADKKKKALNVKMCVCLQKMKDNTKECLNLSVDKVRLSLKHASIVRDLENLENSKREQSHSMQDLEREFEEAKERVRDIKERAKRLLQTAKRATGTAENEELSQDIRTLFERVRAHTVEEIDEAIHEQEARADSLYQTDERVVQEYRDRKAEISKLESDVENRERALSGHQEKIEEIKRQWLEPLRELMEKINENFGYFFSCMKCAGEVDLSVPANEEDYEKYGVRIKVKYRDAEQLRELNMYHQSGGERSVATVLYLLALQELAKCPFRCVDEINQGMDPVNERKVFELVVQTVCQKSRSQYFLLSPKLLPDMNYAGNMTYLCVYNGPHMLNHKDWDLKKFIQRRRKLENDD from the exons atgaaaatgGGAACTAGAAGAAAATTTAGCACTGAAACATTGGTTGGTCGTATGCAGAAGTCTTCACAGCGTGGAAACTCAGAAAGAGAAAATGGGTCTATCGTCCGGATAAAGCTCGataatttttt aacATACGACTCTGTGGAGTTTCTGACTGGACCATCCCTAAATGTAATAATTGGTCCCAATGGCACAGGAAAGAGCTCTATTGTTTGTGCAATATGCTTGGGGCTTGGGGGAAAGACAGGACTTTTGGGCCGTGCCCAGCAGGTGGGAGATTACATTAAATACGGATGTCCAAAGGCAAAGATTGAACTGGAATT GTATAATAAAAATGGAGAAAATTGGATAATTTTAAGAGAGATACAAAAGAACAATAACTCTTCTTGGACAGTGAATGGAAGATCAGCAACCATGAAATCG GTGGATGAACTGGTGGCAAATCTAAACATTCAAGTTGGAAACCTCTGTCAGTTCCTTCCACAAGAAAAAGTTGCAGACTTTGCTAAAATGACTCCTGAAGATTTGTTGGAGAACACGGAAAAAGCT GTTGGTATACCAGAAATGTTTGAAAACCACCAGCGTCTGAAACAATCCCGGACCGAGGCTAAATCGCTGGAAATGAACTTTAACAGCATGAAAGAGAGGCTGGAGAACCTACGTCAGAGAAATGCCCGCCTTGAGCAAGACGTCAAGAACTTTGAAGAGCGGGAAAAACATCTTGATAATATAAGAATCCTGCAGATGAAGAGGCCTTGGCTG GAATATGAATCACACAGACAACAACATGAGGAAGTGAAGAAATACAAAGATAAAAAGGTAGAAGAGTTGAAAGCTGCCAGGTCAAAGCTATATCCTCTGGATAAGAAAATTGATGCCctcaagaaaaagaaagagGAGATGGATGCCCAGATGAAATCAAAG ACTGATGTTTTAAGGAAGTTTGCCAATGACGCTCATGCAAACagcaaagaaatagaaaaacatGCAGATCAG TTCGGAGAGGTTCAAGATCTTCTAAAGCAAAAGGAAAGTGAAGAAGAGAGCAGAAAAAGAAG AATCACAGATCTAAGGAGACAGTTGGATGCCCTGGAGGAAGAACTCCGGACCTCAGTGGAAACCACAAACATACAG CCGCAGCTTGAGGAGACAACCAATGAGATGAGAGCCACTAACCACAGGATGACCGTCTTAGCCCAGGACGGGGACAGGGTGCGGAGGGAAATTGACGGCCTGAAGCGACAGATTGAAG GTTACCAAAAGGAACTGaaagaaattcaaaacattGAGAATCGAAAGCTAGAAATGTTGCGAAATAAACACAAGCCCACTTACGATGCTGTGATGTGGTTTAAGGACAACCAGAACAGATTCCAAGGACAGGTTCATCTTCCCCTTCTCTTatct GTAAACCCAACCAGCCCAGCTGTAGCAAAATACATAGAGATGACTATAAGTGCCAATGACATGAGGGCTTTCATTTTTGAGAACACGGCAGACTACAATGAGTTTATGAGTGAAGTCAGAGATAGGCAGAATCTGAAAGTGAATGCACTGAAGGTGCCCCCTCAACAGCTCAGTAGCTTCAGATCAAAACACAACATTTCTCATTACAG tcaGTTTGGttttgtaaactacatgaatgACTACATAGTTTGTGCTGAGGGGGTCAGAAGGTACTTGTGTGCCCAGTACCATGTCCATAACATTCCCGTAGGAACCCGACGAACCAAAGATCTTGTGGAGGAAATCAAACTGCGATGTCCAGAACTGAGACTGTTTTATACAGATGAATACCAG TACTCCTGTCGAGTTTCTAAATATGATAAGTCTGTGTCATCGAGAAGCACCAAAATCAG AGACCCTCAATGGATGTCCGCGTCAGTGGATGCTTCCAGGattcaagaaataaacaatgagATTAAG AGTTGTCAGGAGCAGAGGAAAGAGAAAGAGAATAACTACAATGCCCTCCAGAGAGAGTCACAGGAATTGGAGACAAAGATGAACAGACTACGGGAACAGAAA AAAAACTTAATGCAaatgaaagacaaaaaaaagaGGTTCCAATCTCAGATTGAATCCAAGAAGCAAAG AATACAGACAGAGGAAGCAGAGGCCATAGATCTGGATGCAGAGAACAGAGCTGCTGACAAGAAGAAGAAAGCCCTCAATGTCAAGATGTGTGTCTGCCTGCAGAAAATGAAGGACAACACAAAG gaATGTTTGAATCTCAGTGTAGATAAAGTTCGGTTAAGTCTAAAACATGCATCGATAGTTCGAGACTTGGAGAATCTAGAGAACTCAAAAAGAGAGCAGTCCCACTCCATGCAAGACTTGGAG AGAGAATTTGAGGAAGCTAAAGAAAGAGTACGAGATATTAAAGAGAGGGCAAAGCGGTTGTTACAGACTGCCAAGAGAGCTACTGGAACAGCTGAAAATGAAGAGCTCTCTCAAGATATCAGAACG CTTTTTGAGAGAGTGAGAGCCCATACTGTGGAGGAGATAGATGAGGCCATTCATGAACAGGAAGCACGAGCAGATTCTCTCTATCAGACAGACGAGAGG GTCGTACAAGAATATCGAGATCGCAAGGCAGAGATAAGTAAATTGGAGTCGGATGTGGAAAACAGAGAACGCGCTCTGAGTGGCCATCAGGAGAAGATTGAGGAAATCAAGCGACAATGGCTGGAACCCTTGCGCGAACTGATGGAAAAGATCAACGAGAACTTTGGGTACTTTTTCTCCTGTATGAAATGTGCTGGTGAAGTGGACCTCAGTGTACCAGCCAATGAA GAGGATTATGAGAAGTATGGCGTTCGAATCAAAGTAAAATATAGGGATGCGGAGCAGCTACGTGAGCTGAACATGTACCATCAGAGTGGAGGCGAGCGTAGCGTGGCGACCGTTCTCTACCTGCTTGCTCTCCAGGAACTCGCCAAGTGTCCGTTCAGATGTGTCGACGAAATCAACCAG GGCATGGATCCGGTGAATGAGAGGAAAGTGTTTGAACTGGTTGTCCAGACTGTTTGTCAGAAGTCCAGGTCACAGTACTTTCTGCTGAGTCCCAag CTCTTGCCCGACATGAACTACGCCGGCAACATGACATACCTTTGTGTCTACAATGGACCGCACATGTTGAACCACAAGGACTGGGACCTTAAGAAGTTCATCCAGAGACGAAGGAAGTTAGAAAACGATGACTGA